TGGTAATTTCCGAGCCGTTCTACAATATATGCACGTTGTGTAGGCACCAGTTGAATGGATTGTATAAATTTATATAATATGTAAATACTTAAAAGTCCGAGTACGATTTGGCTTATGGTCTCAATCATTGTTGGCCTCCCTGAGGATTAGAAGTTGCTGAGGTTGGAGTATGGTCGCTAACTTTGCCTACACCTTCAAAAAAGGTTTTTAAGTTGGCAGTTTCGGTAGGTAGCACAGATACATTGGATCGATCGATGACGTTACCCAGCTGCTCAATAAACTGTTCAATAAGTTGGGTTTTTACGGCTAGGTCTCCACCCGGTTTTTGGATAGCCTCCGATACTCGCTTGATGCCTTTAGAAGTAGCTTTGGCGATAAGTTTAATTTCTTTTGCTTGTCCTTTTGCTTCGTTGATACGTTTTTGCCGCTGGGCTTCGGAGAGCAAAATGGCTTCCTGTCGTTCGCCTTGCGATTCATTTATTTTGAAGTCGCGTGTACCGGTAGACTTAGTAATTTCTGCGCGCTTGTCACGCTCAGCCTCCATCTGTTTTTCCAAGGTGTTGATGAGATTATCCGAGGGGCGAATGTTTCTTATTTCATATCGTAGTACTTTTATACCCCAGGGATCGGAGGCTTTGTCAATTTCGCGAACAATATTTTCATTCATATGCTCACGTTCCGAAAAGGTGTCGTCGAGTGTAATTTTACCGATCTCACTGCGCATGGTCGTTTGGGCCAGATTTATAGCTGCCCGTTTGTAATTGCCGATGCCATAACTGGCTTTGTGCGAATCCATTACCTTAACATAGACCAAGCCGTCTACCTCTACTTCGATATTATCTTTGGTGATACACGTTTGGCTAGGCACGTCGATGACTTGTTCGCGCATTTCTTGCCGGTAGGCCGGTTGATCTACAAAGGGGATCAAAAAATGCAGCCCCGGTTTTAGTGTTTTAACATATTTGCCCAGCCGTTCTTGAATAACCTCTTCGCGCATCTCAACGATGATGAACACTTTGGTAAACAAGAAAACGCCAATGGCAATAACGATAAGAAAAAAAGTCCACATGGCAGTGTTATTTAATAGTTAGTGTTGAAAGCTTTTTTGAATAAAAGTCTATGATAATTCAGATTGGATAAAGCACTCTATTTAGTGATCAGTATTTGTTCCATCCCGCTGTCTTTATGTTTGTGTCTTGAAAAAAGTTATTGTTCAATATCATTTACCGGCTCTACAATCCAGGTTACATTATCGCGGTACCGGATTTTTGCTTTAGCCCCGGCCGGTATTTCGCCTTCCAGTGTTTTAGCCTGCCAGGAAATCCCCTGAAAGCGTACCCGTCCGGATTGATCCTTTGCGTTAACCGGTTCAATGACATCCACAACTTGGTCCATTGCTTCTATATCTTCATTGGCCAGTTTGTAGTTACTCTCGCCACCCCAGTATTTCATCAACAGGGGACGCATGGCTAAAATGAGCCCAACGGAGGTAAACAGCCATGTGATGACTGATGTGAGCGGACTTGCAACAATGCCCATCCACCGGAGCCCTGCAACTAGCAGCCCGCTTACGCCCAGGAAAAAAGAGACTCCGCCCGGAATAAAGGTTTCGAGAATCATAAAAACGATTCCCCCCACCAGAAAAATAGTTGTTAAAGTTTCTCCATCCATTATTGTATTAAATAAGTTTTTGCTTATTATACTTAAAAAATTACAAATGGGTAAATTACACTTGTTAAATTTAATAATTAAACATTAATTAACTCTAATGTTTAACTGTTTCATTATTGCCCCATTGCCCCTATACTATAACAGGCAAGATATTCAATAGCTCTTTAGGTTAATAAACGTCCAAGGCAACTCCCAAAATATACAAGGTATCATATATGAGTAAGAAGAACGTATTAATAGTCGAAGACGAGTCAATTATCTCTCTATTAGTGGAGCGTATGGTTGATAATTTAGGACATACGGTTGTTCATAAAGTAACATCTGGAGAAGAAGCCATCGATGCGGCAGAAGAACATAGTCCTGATATTATTTTAATGGATATCCGGTTGGATGGAGAAATCAACGGTATCGAAGCGACAAAGATAATTCGAGAAAAACATGACATCTCGGTTATTTTTGTATCGGGCAACACCGATATGCTAAAAAGTGCCGATGTTGATCCAAGTGAGTACATTGAGTTTTTGGCTAAGCCGGTTACGCTTGCTGAACTTAGTGACTCTTTCGACCTGGCGTCGTAAGTAAAATTTGTTGTATCTTTTCGTCTAAAGTTTCGTAATATGTATTTGTGAATTATCACAAATATACATTACCATGGCGGCCAAATTTCAGAAGCTGAAAGACGAGTTAAAATCGCTGGAAGAGGGAGAACTTATCTCTCGATCAATGATGCAAGGGAGACAATCTCGAGGATTGTTTTTCTCTGGTCTTTCTGCTCCAAAGTGGCTAAAAAATGCACTTTTTGTTGGCTTTCTTAGTAGCTTTCTGCTTTACTCAGGATTTACACTCGTAGGATCAATCCCGTCTGTCAATACCTCTTTTGATGACGTCCAAAGCTGGGTTAATGAACCTGATGAAGATTTACTGCAGGGTATGGGCAGCTGGATGGAGGAAATGGGATACACCGATCTGAGTCGACAAGAACTTATTGACTTGCGCGAACAAGGAGTAACAGCCACTTTCATCTCGCGTATGCATGATTTGGGGTACACCGACCTAACACTGGACCAGGTGGTACAGCTAAGCCAAAATGATGTATCTTCTACGTTTACGGCGATGATGAAAGAGCTGGGATACACATTGACGGTTGATGAGTTGGTGGAGTTGCGTCAGCATGGCGTTACAGCTTATTATACCAGCAATTTACATGATTTAGGGTATACTGATGTTACCAAAGAAGAGCTCATCAGACTAAAAGATACAGGTGTAGAAATAGATGAGGTCCAACGGCTCATTGAACAACGTGAGGAAGAATTACCTGCCATTGAAGAGCTTATTCGCTATCATATCAGTAATCAGTAGAGCTTTCTTGGTACGGTATATTTAGTCATCTCGAGAACATGTAGTGCAATGAAATTCCAAAACTCTAGTATAGTCCTCTCTTTTTAAATAAACTGACTTGTGATAAAGTAAAAGGGAAGATGCAAAGCCTGCAACAATTTTGGAACAAAATATTGCCGTTGAACCTACGGAATGAAGTTAATGACAATTAAATAACTTCATTATGAGAAAACTAATTCTACTGCCATTTCTGTTATTTTTATTTGTTCCTTTTCTATCACAAGCACAAAATTCATCCGAAGGTAAAGGAATTGAAAATACTATTGGATTAGGTCCCCGTGTGGGATTCTATAAGGCAAACGATGCAGACGAAGGTAATTTTTATTTTGGTCTGCAAACACGCATTCGATTGGGTACGGTACTAGGTTTGGAGGGCTCTATAGAGTATCGCGCTGGTCAGGAGTACTCCTTGGCTGGCCAAACCTTTAAGACTAAATTTGTACCGGTAACAGCTTCTGCGTTGTTATTTTTGCCGGTGAGTGAAAGTTTTGCGCCTTATGGTATTGCCGGCTTGGGGGGATACTATACTATTTATGATGCCGATGGCCCCATAAGTAACAATACTGAGAACGAATTCAATGTTGGATACCATCTCGGTTTTGGTGTGGAGCTGCCTATTAGTTCAAATGTGGCACTTAATGTTGATTATCGATATTTATTCTTAAATCCTAATGACAACCAGTCGAACTTTCAGAACACAGATTACAGCGGTAATGTGCTAACCGGTGGACTTATGTTTTATTTTTAGTTATTTGAATCTGAAGTTCACCGGATATAAATTCGAAAATGATCAAGAAAAATTCCTTCTTTAAAAATATAAAAGCCCGTCTAGTTACTAGTTATAGACGGGCTTTTTATATGAAGGAGTATAAATCTTCTAGTTGCTAAAATTTTACGCGGATATTAATCGAGGGTTGGAATCCAATATCATAAACGTCAACCGAAGCTCGGCGAAACTGGCTGGGAGTTGTATTTTTATCAACGGCAATATTGAGTTTTCGATACCATGGGTTTTGTCGGTCCATCACGTTAAATACCGAAGCCGAAATCATAAGTTGTAGTGACTCAAACTTACGTTTGTATTCGGCAGAGATATCAGTGCGTTGATATTTATTGAGTCGATCATTGTTTTGAGGGCCAAAGGTTGCAAGCTTGTTGGGGCGTCCGCTGGCATATATCCATGAAAGATATAGCGAAAAATTGGGAAGCGGTTGGGTAGCCAGCGTAGCATTGTATCTATAGGTACGATCCCAATCGGCATAAAATGGCTCCCCGTTATTAATAGATGGGTTTGATATTACCATCTCAGAAATTGTAAACGTTTGCGATAAAGTGAAAACAGACCACTGTGAGCGCAGTAAAAATTCTATCCCTTTGGCTTCACCTTGGTTATCACTATAAAAAGGATTCGTGTTAAAGGTGTTGCTGAGTGAAAAGGTGTTCACCTCATGTAGTCGTAAATTTTCGAACCTTTTGTAATAGGTTTCTACTTGTGCATAAAAGTGATTAGAAATATCAAAGTAGCTGCCCGCTGAGAAATAGTTTACGGACGTGGGTTTCTGATTCTCACCGGATAAAATCCATACATCAGAAGTAACGGTGTTACTTATTTTTATCTGGTTCAGGAACTGATAGTTGCGGCTGAAACCACCGCTAAAAGATAGTCTGGAATCAGGAAAAAGATTGAATTTTATACGGGGCGACCATTTTAGGTACTGTCCGTTACTAAAATAATGAGCCCTTGTACCACCGAAAATATCGATAGGATCCCACCCGGTAAAATCGAGTTGTAGATAGGTATCCAGTTTATGCGATTCTCGAGAGGTAAAATAGCCCGGACGGTCAAACGAATTTTCGTAATATTCGCTCAAATAGTAGTTATAAGAAACACCTCCTGTAAGGAGCCAGGGATTGGCATTTAGCTCAAGTTGTTGTTCGGCTTTAAATTGGTTAAGCACGCTTTTGTTCTCGAACAGATAAACGAAGCTTTGCAGTGATTGTGTGGCCGGCGTAACGCGCGTGTAGGTAAAATCATCCTTTAAAAAAGAAGTGC
The sequence above is a segment of the Fodinibius salinus genome. Coding sequences within it:
- a CDS encoding SPFH domain-containing protein; this translates as MWTFFLIVIAIGVFLFTKVFIIVEMREEVIQERLGKYVKTLKPGLHFLIPFVDQPAYRQEMREQVIDVPSQTCITKDNIEVEVDGLVYVKVMDSHKASYGIGNYKRAAINLAQTTMRSEIGKITLDDTFSEREHMNENIVREIDKASDPWGIKVLRYEIRNIRPSDNLINTLEKQMEAERDKRAEITKSTGTRDFKINESQGERQEAILLSEAQRQKRINEAKGQAKEIKLIAKATSKGIKRVSEAIQKPGGDLAVKTQLIEQFIEQLGNVIDRSNVSVLPTETANLKTFFEGVGKVSDHTPTSATSNPQGGQQ
- a CDS encoding NfeD family protein, translated to MDGETLTTIFLVGGIVFMILETFIPGGVSFFLGVSGLLVAGLRWMGIVASPLTSVITWLFTSVGLILAMRPLLMKYWGGESNYKLANEDIEAMDQVVDVIEPVNAKDQSGRVRFQGISWQAKTLEGEIPAGAKAKIRYRDNVTWIVEPVNDIEQ
- a CDS encoding response regulator, with the translated sequence MSKKNVLIVEDESIISLLVERMVDNLGHTVVHKVTSGEEAIDAAEEHSPDIILMDIRLDGEINGIEATKIIREKHDISVIFVSGNTDMLKSADVDPSEYIEFLAKPVTLAELSDSFDLAS
- a CDS encoding outer membrane protein, yielding MRKLILLPFLLFLFVPFLSQAQNSSEGKGIENTIGLGPRVGFYKANDADEGNFYFGLQTRIRLGTVLGLEGSIEYRAGQEYSLAGQTFKTKFVPVTASALLFLPVSESFAPYGIAGLGGYYTIYDADGPISNNTENEFNVGYHLGFGVELPISSNVALNVDYRYLFLNPNDNQSNFQNTDYSGNVLTGGLMFYF